The following DNA comes from Rosa rugosa chromosome 5, drRosRugo1.1, whole genome shotgun sequence.
tgtgtgaatgatgcCAATGACATGTGCAGCATGACTGCGCGGCAACTGTGGCTGCCATCTGCCTAGAGAAGGCACAACAGTTTTAACCAAataagtgttgactgtttgtgattcacacaacgggtttccaccgttgtgccatttttcatcacacaacgctccgatacacaacggagatcgtccaaatcacacaacgaatttggtccgttgtctgttcacttttttggcctagtgcaTGCATGATTAAATACAGTAATTGAGCTTGACTAGTACTCTCATATTTGCACACTATTCCTCATGTTATTCTtactagccccttaacatgtgctccgcacatgtcaattggtttttatttatttatttatttttaattaaaaaagttactgcaatttctctcctaattttggggaagcttcttcttttttcatggGTGGTATTGtaattttttcaaatataatatagtttattgactatcttatcctcatatagaaataatttgtttattaatatttatagtaTGTGAAGGCATAtatggtacttcaaaattttaaccattccctcaagaattggcttaattatataagatatagGCGTAAATTTCAAACTATGATAGCGTCGTGAGGTTTTGACAGTTCTGTCCAAAATACAAGAGCTAACATTTTTCCTcaccaaaaaggaaaaaaaaaaacatgtttaaAAAATAATCATTAGAAAGTCTCACTAATTACAAATAGTTTACAAGTCTGAGACTAATTTAAGTCCAGAGAAAAGTAATATGTGGCATCGGGGTGGCTTTCATTTTTGATCAGGTTAGGTGATAGGTATATTTTCCTTCACCCGGTGGTCGTTTTAGATGTGCTTCATTGTCCTTTAGAAATGTTGGATTGCTTACGCAATGATTTTTTTGATAGTTCCTCACGAGTGAGTTTTACGtataattttaaaacaaaaaattaaaaaaaagtcaaGGAAGGTTTTTAATTTCCCATTATATTCCCAAAGGTTGGGAACAAAATACGCGCGAACATAGCGAGACTTTTTCAAATAAAAGCGTACGTGTAATACGATATGGCGGGATTGGCAATAGTGCTCATCCTGGGTTGCGTGAACAACACCCAATCAACTACCGACAGTCCTAGGCTCCCAGCCATAGTAGAATTTCTCATATACTTCGCCGAAACAGGAGACTCCATCATCAGACGGCAGGCATTATTATCTTAAGTTTTTGTTATTTATGAAATtggaaagacaaaaatataaaatgacGGAATACATTACGGCTTGCATGCATGTCTTTTACGGCGAAACACCATATGGTCAACTACtagattttttttcaattgttcaTGGCAATGAACCAGCTTCACGGCAAATTGAAAATCTTGCATATTAGATTATTAGCGAATTGGTCACAagatattaattaattaaaattttgaaaCTAGTATATTGTTCATTACTTTTCTTATTAATAAAGGGAAATGATGCAAAATGTCATATTggagtgtgaaatgataaaaaaattacttagtttcccacttgataaaaatgtTCCTCTCTCTGTTGAGAAACCCTAGAGCCGGCGGCAGACCTATCCTACTGGGAGATCGATCTCGTTCGGTGGCGCCTAGACGTCAGGACAGGCCTATGGCAACGCCGACGTTTGcagtttgctgccggacgggtattaGATGTTATTGCTCGGTGAGTTTTTCGGGGAGTTCTTTGGGTTGGAGTGTTGGCAAAACGGTGATTGGGGGCAGGTTCTAGTGGGTTGTCTTTGAGGCGTAGTGGTCGTGGTGTATGGCGGCGGTTCGTGGTAGGGCTGATTCATCGCGGTGGCGTTTTTGTGGTGATGCAGATTGGTGCCGGCATGGTTCGTGGTGGTGAGAGGTGCTGGACCGTGGAATCACGGAACTAAGGCTGTGGGGATCGTGGCGGCACCGCGACAGTGTCGGCTTCGACGACACAAGTCATGAGCGATGGGATTGGGGCACAGGTTGTGTAGGAATGGGACGGTGCGACTTCGGCTTGAGCGTGCGATCAGTGGGTGACGTGACAGACATTAGGCCTGGGCCCGATTTGTTTAGTTGGACTTGGAGCTGGACATCTTCTCTTAGAGCTCATTGGGCTTCTAattagttagttttttttttccttctaaatAATTCCCTACTTTGTTAGGGAGATATGCTTTTAGGTTCTTAGCGAGCGTCATCGAGTAGTTTActctgcctatttactatgtagtagTTAATAGTCTATAGGCTCACTGTTTGAGCATGGAACAgtcaaatgattggacctaatctatgtatcactgtgctactaccacaatTTCTTTATCTACCCCTTGATAGTAgaggaaggatatgtaatggcccaTTCTGACTTGAGTTACTAATATATCGATATGatattcattcaaaaaaaataatgaattgttagtaatattaatttagtccttatgaataatgaggtgatgttaaaaaaggttagtttttaatttttttttttaaattctgaGTATGCCCTTAAAGGCAATACACATTTATAACTGTTCATTCAAAGATCtggttataaactagagaataagagagagatagaagagagaaacagaatataggaggaggtagaagtctgtatttcattctcattagaccctttatataggagtggtgtttacatcataaggacataactaatgagtatttacagtggacagccacatatatatatataatatttacaacactcccccttggatgttcACCAATTTGTGATTATATGGTGTTTGACGCGCTTAATGTTGCCtggtcaaaaaccttgccagatAACAAaagcccagtgggacaaaaataaccctggtcgaaggagaaaaagaatacAACGCGCATATATCCTAGGTAGCATACTTTGAATGCTCCCCCTTATGAGAATCGATCTCCCCCTAATTGTTGCAAGCTTCAATCATGTATGTAACAAAATACATGCACCATGTATATTGGATATGGTGTGTCGATTACATAGGTGAGactatgtgtgctttgcataaaaGGGACCCATCATGAATTGCAATTCCTGCAAAGGTTTGGGCAATACCAATGAAACTATGATATTCTCAATGAATCTTACCTGACATGATAAGAGTAGAACCAATTTCATGTgctcaaattatagataaagatattGGTTAATGAATACCAATATAAAGGAACAACAATTGACATATTTACTTTTATCCAAGCATTGAAATTTAAGTATAGCATACTTagccataaatatcaatttgtgtaattgataatttcatataggCTCAATATGAGCTCTAGATAAATTCATAACAATATATGATGCAACATTGTGAGCATGattcgaattcgatttcttagtcttgtcatagtactcattgagCCAATAAGTCTAAAGGGCATATATACTCActttttgattccatgagcgaGCTTTAAGCTCTTTCattcattcatggacttgccATTTGCAATATGAATCCATCAAGGATTTGATTAAGCActatgcttataatgacacgtagaatttggggatttttgcttttagcaatttgcctttaagatcttcatattaGCCAAGACAACATACCATAagtctctcgtcaatataacactATACTTATAGAAAACTTGTTGTTTGGAGAAGAATGATAAGACCATGTCTTTATAAAGAGACTTGTGTCACAATgatttcaattcactttagtacaCCCTTTTGTAATTTTTAGGGTTGATAAAGTCCAAGTATATCATCACGTTTACAATATTCAAATTCATTGGAATTGTCTCTTTCCAATTTGGTCAATATAATATTTTGTTGACACAGTGAAACATGGTATAGTATATAGCCCTTGATGATTTTCAGTAGCGCTACTATAGATGAGATATCATCAAATTTTGATCTCACACAttcatatatgcatgcattagctataataagctttgTTGATATCAAGTACTCATTCATCTTTAAGGGAATTATTGTCTCTGTAGGACAAATTAGTTAGAGAATGGGGATCTTTAATTTGTATAATCTCATGAAGAgcattatagggcttgtataatatTCTCTTATAGGAAGCTTGAAACATTGGACTTGGTtgatatattccacataaattcaTGCCATTACAATAGTAtatttcctccccctaacggcgggaagactatATAGTTTGGAGAATAGAAAAATATGTGTGCAGAAATATTGGATTTATGATATccatttgggggggggggggggggggggggtgacgGCGAGCCCAAACTAAATTTTAGGTAAAAAAGATAATGAATTTagattttttctcaaaatctaaatttgacttttttttccggtcaaaatttgagaaaatttccttcttGAAAGTCATAGAAGACGTTAAATCGAGTCTGTGCATATATAGTACGTAAAAATCGAAGTtggtatgcaaaagttatggccaaaatactaaagttactgttcataataAGTTTCCATAAAAGGCCGAGTTACTGTGCTCGGAAATTACCgagcccctctctctctccccgaccccttcaccttcttccggccatatcTCCTCCATCCGTCGACGGATTTTGACGTAATAAGTGTTGTTGGGaagctctcttcctcctcttcgaTTCTATGGTGGTTTGGTGATTTATTTTGGACTGTGGAAAGTGcagcaaggagaagaagatgacgGCAGTACTATTTCTTCGGGTTTTCTTGGTTTTTTTGGCATTTCTTCACCCTCCGACATCTAATCGGCGCGCCACCGGTGTCTTGGGGTTCGTCACCTCCTCCTCCACACTCCAATAGCAGTGGGTCACGGCAATTTGGCCGGAGAAGTACGAATTGAACCTTAAAAGGTACTGTAGCAGTTGACTTTTTCAGCAATTTcttccgtttccggccacctccggcgacaaTACCTGGTCTAATCGATGTGCCTTGAGCTGTAGATCTTTTCCCCTCAAGCCTCCAGCTCCAATTCACGATTCTAGGGTTTGAAATTcctgggttttcttcaccggcCAATTTCGAGTggttcaaggtaaaattggagcttgttgtagttgagaaaagtgtTAGGCTTGTTGAGAAGATGTTGCggctgaaatttggtggccggaggcgAAGTTGGCCGTGGAGGCGTGTAAGGCAGGATTTTAGCTTCTGTTTTTGGCTAGATAAATCAATTGTGAGTTGTAGAACATGTTGAtgtgaatttggttgaaattggagAAATTTTGTGTCGATTATAAATTTTCTGAATTTAGAatttcgattatcgatttacgagaatccgaccatcggatttctctcggttctgccctaTAACCTTTAAATTAATGATTTGGTGTTAATGGTAcggtgaagtttgggttgaatccgagaagaattGGAGACGTTGGTTTACGAGGGGGTTTCCGATTTCattttagaatcgtatttaatttaatttgcgATAAGTTATTtacgaaatataattgtgtacagggcaacgtaccgagctactgctcgacgAAGAAATCCGTATgcgtggtcgcctaaatagtactgtgagtggacttttgttttaagcAATGATACATGCATTTATTTCgtgaattaattctttatttaattatcatattattctttgaGCATATTAATTagtttcggatattatttggtaTTGAATATTTATTGGAATTTTGATTCGATTTTCCATTATGATTTTCGAACGTGAGTTTtctatgctcggatttggactTATGATTTATAATGACATTCGACGAATGATTTTTCCAacgtgatttccggaattatatactatatttttaatcgtcaattttgagatttctgaaagattttcaaaaatgagattttcgatggaattatatttcttgattatttattggctttcggttttggcattgggaatgcttTAGCGATGAATTCGGTTTTGGGTTATTGTTTTATTTAATCAACTTTAATCCCGACAATTTGGTTATCGATTTGGGAATACTTTTGACGTGTGGGATACGtcgttgatttttttttcttttctcttgagATTTACAGAGTACGGTTGGGAATTGTGCTAGTGTTTTCTATTGCGAGATTTGGGGAagttttatggatttactggttttcgaatGTTTCCTTCACCATACTTGGGTTGCTTTATtttttagttctcctcctcacgtgagttgcAGTCGaggctcctcctcacttactttgtgtttgtgagtcgAAGTTGAGgatagagcctgggaggctcctttGTTGTATGGtgatttcttcttccccatatgCTATTGTtatttgactagcggggctagttcgattttctcttaaccagcggggctggtatattttcacgagattttgaatttaaagaagggtggtgctattcacacaccatttttctctattcacacaccccttttaattttctattactttaattcaatttttttttataaattaccctaactactcTCCATTGTaaatctgtttctttttcttttttcatttttctatttggcaattcaatcatgaatcaaacatcattatacaataattcaattttttttaacctataaatgaaggaaaaataatacgtttattaagtagaatgacctgtattattagacaaagAATATGCTTCCCAGGTAATCACTTTCACCTAACTGAATCCAAATTGTAAAGTTTGTTCTCATACTTTGCAAAGTACCAAACTcaatgcttgtttgtttatgaCTCTTAATCTAGGTGCATCAACCtcaaatcgaaaaaaaaaaaaagggaatcaGCGTTTTATCCACTTCAGCCACAAGGTTCCACATTGCAGCTGATaatgtacacaaaatttggagatgctctacataatattgaatgcaatgagttgcaatcttcgtGTCGGGAAAAAATTATGTTCtactagcataatatagtagaacaaattatgtttataatcataaggccatcattattaggttgttgtaaagttctatagttgctcAATGGACTCGAATAtaccaaataatttcagttagaatcttaccaggaataatggattcaaaggggctcgaatgatcaatgaactcatattttttttttccatgactccattgcaagtcaaatgtaaaattttctcaaaagatgggtctaaagtttcttgttctatcatgattaaacttcaaagcatcataatagagagatagaatgaccatgctagagaagtttttgatgaaaaagaaaagagggaatCGAAAAGTACTCTCTGTGTTTGCGAGAAAATATGGGTTTAGGATTTGAGAATGATTGACttgtcaaatagaaaaaagaaaaagaaacataattataaggaGGGAAAatgcccatttacccaatttcagcttaaaaattgcccacttgctccattaacagttttttaaccccgtttacccaaaacactctaatggattatttccctaatacccaattaattcttttttatttatttttgggacttttttgccctctccttctttctcacttagagggagaagtcatcctccaccttgcccgACTCCGGTGTCCGGTGGCCGGCAGCCGAccggtgactggaatccggctaccggactggtgtcgAGATTCCGGTGTCTGAatttattggcccccaataatactcagtaaccatattattgccccccagtaatcatattattgccccctaaaaaaatttctgtttatTAAATAGTAGTAGTGTGTGAATAGGGGTAAAATGGAGGGCTGTTGGTTGGtatactggggggcaatagacagattattgccccccaataatctattgactctatgttattatttgtgggaattatgtttttcatagctgatacgtttatttgtgtttatagAGTGGAAATGTAGTGTACTAtgttggtctattggggggcaatagacatattattgccctccagtaaTGTGATTTTTAGGAGTCAGTAATGGCAGCTTCATGACATCAGCCCAACACCAAGCCATCCGGGTAACCCAgattactctgggcacccaaaaaaaaaaaaacagcctgTGGTCGCCGCCCACCATGCTGAAGCTAATGAGGTGGCTCTCCTCGTCCAGCAAGTCTAACCTCTCCATGTTGAAGCTGTAGGTCGGAACCTTACGAAGAATACAGACGTTGCCAATCCCCGATGATGACATGGCAGCTCTTAACGAAAGGCTTGTATGCTTAGCCGTGGGTTGTCAATCACCGAACCGGACCAGCAACCACGCGGTGGAGACGAGAGCAACCGTCTCCTGCGTCACGGGGAGCGGATCGGGGCGCGCGGCTTCTTGATCATCATCCCTAACCAAGATCTCCAATCGCCGTCCTCGCTCGGCAAAGATGGTGGAGGGACGCCGTCTTCATCCCCAATTGCCTCGCCAATCGTCGTCAATTCCTCATCCCCAATCCAGATCTCCAATCGCCGTCCTCGCTTGGCAGAGATGGTGGAGGGACGCCGAGATCTTCATCCCCAACTGCCTTGCCAACCTAGTCCGGTAGAGATGGTGGTTGGTGTCCACTGGTTACGACTCCCTGAGTCAACTCGGTCGAGgaagcaagagagagagagagagagagagagagagagagaggagtcgTGATAGAGAGGGAGTGGGGAgtagtttgttaattaaaatgagggtaacattgtcatctatgtttaaattgggtaaatgggattaaaaaactcttagtggagcaagtgagcaatttttagcctaaaatcggaTAAGTGGTCAGAGCCCCTTAtaatgaaattgaattaaagtaatagaaaaatagagagtgtgtgtgaatagcaccaccctttaaagaaatatgttttctAAACGTTCCATATGCATCAACATTTTATAAATTTAACTGTCTCGGGCAAACTCCATCACCGACTTCCCTCTCAGCTTGTCTGATTGATTAAAGGTACGATTTTCATTTATGTCGTCAATTACCGGATGTTTAAGCATGGAATTGATCATCTTGCTTCTGGTTGCTGTGCCCATTAATTGCCTTGTGTTTCTCTCGccgatgcttttttttttttttttttgaattttaattTTAACGACACTCTTTAGAATTGGGAAATCCTCCAAATTCAAAGATTTTGGCTCAATTTCGGCAAATTCTTTAGCACCTAGATTTTAAAAATCAAGACTTGTTTGACGGAGTTGGCTTAGGAATGACACTGAGGTTTAAATGGGGTTACAAAAGTTGGGGGAATTGATTTAATTGGGTTGAAGTGAAGATAAGTAGACCATTCTGATCAGACTGATTTGCGGTTTGAATGGGGTTACAAAATTTGGGGGAATCGATTTAATTTGGGTTTTAGTGACTTTAAGTAGACCATTCTGGTCAGATTGAATTGCAACACTGGATCATTATCAAATATGTTGTTTGATGAGAGAGTTGCAGGAAATGGACAATTCTCAATTAGGCTTCAGACTTACTCCTAACGACAATTCTCTCAATTCTGATTTTCACCGCCCCATTATTGGTATAAACAGGTAGGAGCTAAAAGGGATCTGAGGAAAAAGAAGATCCTGGGGCTTGGCTTTGTTATCAGCTGGTGATTCTTCAGAATTGAGGTTGGTTTTTTCTTCTGGGTTCTACTTGTTATGCTTGAGTCATTATTTTTCATTGGATTTGTATGCAGCGAACTGTTTTTTTTGTAAAACTGACCTAAACTGGCCTTTTGATTCTTTaactattttttgaattttttgatgAAGAGTTGTTTCTGTTTCTGACTCTTAGGGTTTTCTTGAAAATTGACGAAGGATGTCAAGCAAGGCAGAAACCGAGAATGAAGAGGTTTTGAGGCTCAAAAAGGAGGTCTGTGATTTATCTGGTTTTTTGTAAAACTATCATCATTTAGTATACTTAATAACTAGTGTGTGCTTGCGGCCAGATTATGGAATGCCAAAAGGAAATGCAGATGCTATGGTATGAGATATCATCGTGGTCTCAGGAATGTAAAAGCATAGAGGAGTTAAAGGAAGTATATGTAACTATCCTGAGAGAAAAAATAGAATGGAATGTGAGGGATCATTGTGAATCTGAAAAGGCAATCAAGAGTCTGAAGGCATCTTTGGACAATGAGTTGGAAAATAAATCCAAAGTACGACTTATCCTTTTTGCAGATTTATCTTGTGTGTTTGAAGGGAAAACCACCCATGTTTTTTGAACCTGAATTCTGAAGCTTGTGGCTTGCTTGTTTTTGTTTACAGCTTGAGAAGACTTTGAAAGAGAAGCAAAAGTATCTTAAACACAAAAGAGAATCACAGCTTCGGTTGGATGAGCTATATAAAAGTTTGTCTGA
Coding sequences within:
- the LOC133713117 gene encoding uncharacterized protein LOC133713117; protein product: MSSKAETENEEVLRLKKEIMECQKEMQMLWYEISSWSQECKSIEELKEVYVTILREKIEWNVRDHCESEKAIKSLKASLDNELENKSKLEKTLKEKQKYLKHKRESQLRLDELYKSLSDDESDDDVSDDSEVEEMEKKLLNLNTFCSAMYSTLQLGESIGELHTTCSTVKDAKRDHVGGQNLRKRKGRAKNLQ